A genomic segment from Rubrobacter tropicus encodes:
- a CDS encoding LLM class flavin-dependent oxidoreductase gives MRFALNVPNFGEYGDARVLAGLAREAEECGWDGFFVWDHIAWEGAAHYADPWISLAAIAVETNTIRIGPMVTPLPRRRPWKVAHEAATLDRLSEGRLTLGVGLGGREREFGFFDEEPDPKRRAAMLDEGLEILTKMWEAEPFTHRGTHYEITEAHLTPPPAQRPRIPVWIAGTWPRKKPFLRALRWDGYAPVGKAGSPLTPEDVREMSGFVSDQRGGDRPFDIRVTGSTNGESSDEARRKAARFAEAGATWWDENLPPSGMSLEEARERVRLGPPDFG, from the coding sequence GTGCGGTTCGCGCTCAACGTACCCAACTTCGGCGAGTACGGGGACGCGCGGGTGCTGGCGGGGCTCGCCCGCGAGGCCGAGGAGTGCGGCTGGGACGGTTTCTTCGTCTGGGACCACATCGCCTGGGAGGGCGCCGCCCACTACGCGGACCCCTGGATCTCGCTCGCGGCCATCGCGGTCGAGACGAACACTATCAGGATCGGGCCGATGGTCACCCCGCTGCCCCGGCGCCGGCCCTGGAAGGTGGCCCACGAGGCCGCGACCCTGGACCGCCTCTCCGAGGGGCGCCTGACTTTAGGCGTCGGCCTCGGCGGGCGCGAGCGGGAGTTCGGCTTCTTCGACGAGGAGCCGGACCCCAAACGCCGGGCCGCGATGCTCGACGAAGGACTCGAAATTCTGACGAAGATGTGGGAAGCGGAACCCTTCACGCACCGGGGTACGCACTACGAGATCACCGAAGCCCACCTCACGCCCCCGCCCGCCCAGCGTCCGCGCATCCCGGTCTGGATCGCCGGAACCTGGCCGCGCAAAAAACCGTTCCTTCGCGCCCTGCGCTGGGACGGTTACGCCCCGGTCGGGAAGGCCGGGTCCCCTCTGACCCCGGAAGACGTCCGCGAGATGAGCGGCTTCGTGTCCGACCAACGCGGCGGAGACCGGCCTTTCGACATCAGGGTCACGGGCTCCACGAACGGCGAGAGCTCCGACGAGGCCCGCCGGAAGGCGGCGCGGTTCGCGGAGGCCGGGGCGACGTGGTGGGACGAAAACCTCCCGCCCTCGGGCATGTCGCTGGAGGAGGCGCGCGAACGCGTCAGGCTCGGTCCCCCGGACTTTGGCTGA